A window of Ranitomeya variabilis isolate aRanVar5 chromosome 2, aRanVar5.hap1, whole genome shotgun sequence contains these coding sequences:
- the PAF1 gene encoding RNA polymerase II-associated factor 1 homolog isoform X1 has product MAPTIQTQAQREDGHRSNSHRTVPERSGVVCRVKYCNSLPDIPFDPKFITYPFDQNRFVQYKATSLEKQHKHDLLTEPDLGVTIDLINPDTYRIDTNVLLDIADEKLLEEEIQAPSSSKRSQQHAKVVPWMRKTEYISTEFNRYGISNEKPEVKIGVSVKQQFTEEDIYKDRDSQISAIEKTFEDAQKPISQHYSKPRVTPVEVMPVFPDFKMWINPCAQVIFDSDPAPKETTGTAALEMMSQAMIRGMMDEEGNQFVAYFLPGDDTMRKRKRDQDEGLDYMAEDIYDYKIAREYNWNVKNKASKGYEENYFFIFREGDGVYYNELETRVRLSKRRVKAGVQSGTNAVLVVKHRDMNEKELEAQEARRAQLENHEPEEEEEEIEVDHDAQGSDAEDGDKGSESEKEGSAGEASSSESEREDVQEEKDEDKDSSEEDRAARDKEEIFGSDDDDDSDDDDDDEDAQNESGGEAEDSGSEEEEEQKTRRSRSRSASSSPFGSDRSQQDNEDQSGSEQGSASSDGSDSD; this is encoded by the exons ATGGCGCCCACTATACAGACTCAGGCCCAGCGGGAGGACGGTCACCG GTCCAACTCCCATCGCACGGTGCCGGAGCG GTCTGGAGTAGTTTGCCGAGTGAAGTATTGCAATAGTCTTCCGGATATTCCCTTCGATCCCAAGTTCATCACATACCCCTTTGACCAGAACAG GTTTGTACAGTATAAAGCAACCTCCTTGGAGAAGCAGCATAAACACGACCTCCTGACGGAGCCGGACCTGGGTGTCACCATCGACCTCATCAACCCTGACACTTATCGGATCGACACCAATG TTCTTTTGGATATCGCCGATGAGAAACTTCTGGAGGAGGAAATTCAAGCTCCCAGCAGCTCCAAGAG ATCTCAGCAGCATGCGAAAGTCGTCCCCTGGATGAGGAAGACTGAGTACATCTCCACCGAGTTCAACAGATACGGCATCTCCAATGAGAAGCCCGAAGTCAA aATTGGGGTGTCCGTCAAGCAGCAGTTTACTGAGGAGGACATCTACAAGGACCGGGACAGCCAGATCTCTGCAATCGAGAAGACATTTGAAGATGCTCAGAAACCT ATTAGTCAGCATTACAGCAAGCCGCGTGTCACCCCTGTGGAGGTTATGCCAGTCTTCCCCGACTTTAAG ATGTGGATCAATCCTTGCGCTCAGGTCATCTTTGACTCTGATCCTGCTCCTAAGGAGACGACAGGCACGGCAGCGCTGGAGATGATGTCACAAGCCATGATCAG GGGGATGATGGATGAAGAAGGGAACCAGTTTGTGGCCTACTTTCTGCCAGGTGACGACACCATGCGGAAGAGGAAGAGAGACCAGGATGAAGGTCTGGACTACATGGCGGAGGATAT ATACGATTACAAGATCGCCAGGGAGTACAACTGGAATGTGAAGAACAAGGCCAGCAAGGGATACGAGGAGAACTACTTCTTCATCTTCCGTGAAGGCGACGGTGTTTACTACAATGAGCTGGAGACCAG AGTGCGTCTCAGCAAGAGGAGGGTGAAGGCCGGTGTCCAGTCTGGAACAAACGCCGTGCTGGTGGTGAAACACCGAGACATGAATGAGAAGGAGCTGGAGGCTCAG GAAGCCCGTAGAGCTCAGCTGGAGAACCACGAGcccgaggaggaggaagaggagattgaggtGGATCATGATGCTCAGGGATCAG ATGCAGAAGATGGAGACAAGGGCAGCGAGAGTGAGAAGGAGGGAAGCGCAGGGGAGGCTTCCAGCAGCGAAAGCGAGCGAGAAgacgtccaggaggagaaagacgaGGATAAGGATAGCAGCGAGGAGGACAGAGCCGCTCGAGACAAGGAGGAGATCTTTGGAagcgatgatgatgatgacagcgatgatgatgACGACGACGAAGATGCCCAGAATGAGAGTGGCGGGGAGGCAGAGGACAGCGGCagcgaggaggaggaagagcaaaaAACTAGAAGAAGCCGAAGCCGCAGCGCCAGCAGTAGTCCCTTCGGGAGTGACCGTTCCCAGCAGGACAATGAGGACCAGAGCGGCAGCGAGCAGGGCTCCGCATCTAGTGACGGTAGTGACAGTGACTAA
- the PAF1 gene encoding RNA polymerase II-associated factor 1 homolog isoform X2 yields MCARMMHFLTVHPSSHRSGVVCRVKYCNSLPDIPFDPKFITYPFDQNRFVQYKATSLEKQHKHDLLTEPDLGVTIDLINPDTYRIDTNVLLDIADEKLLEEEIQAPSSSKRSQQHAKVVPWMRKTEYISTEFNRYGISNEKPEVKIGVSVKQQFTEEDIYKDRDSQISAIEKTFEDAQKPISQHYSKPRVTPVEVMPVFPDFKMWINPCAQVIFDSDPAPKETTGTAALEMMSQAMIRGMMDEEGNQFVAYFLPGDDTMRKRKRDQDEGLDYMAEDIYDYKIAREYNWNVKNKASKGYEENYFFIFREGDGVYYNELETRVRLSKRRVKAGVQSGTNAVLVVKHRDMNEKELEAQEARRAQLENHEPEEEEEEIEVDHDAQGSDAEDGDKGSESEKEGSAGEASSSESEREDVQEEKDEDKDSSEEDRAARDKEEIFGSDDDDDSDDDDDDEDAQNESGGEAEDSGSEEEEEQKTRRSRSRSASSSPFGSDRSQQDNEDQSGSEQGSASSDGSDSD; encoded by the exons ATGTGCGCACGGATGATGCATTTCCTCACCGTCCATCCTTCTTCCCACAGGTCTGGAGTAGTTTGCCGAGTGAAGTATTGCAATAGTCTTCCGGATATTCCCTTCGATCCCAAGTTCATCACATACCCCTTTGACCAGAACAG GTTTGTACAGTATAAAGCAACCTCCTTGGAGAAGCAGCATAAACACGACCTCCTGACGGAGCCGGACCTGGGTGTCACCATCGACCTCATCAACCCTGACACTTATCGGATCGACACCAATG TTCTTTTGGATATCGCCGATGAGAAACTTCTGGAGGAGGAAATTCAAGCTCCCAGCAGCTCCAAGAG ATCTCAGCAGCATGCGAAAGTCGTCCCCTGGATGAGGAAGACTGAGTACATCTCCACCGAGTTCAACAGATACGGCATCTCCAATGAGAAGCCCGAAGTCAA aATTGGGGTGTCCGTCAAGCAGCAGTTTACTGAGGAGGACATCTACAAGGACCGGGACAGCCAGATCTCTGCAATCGAGAAGACATTTGAAGATGCTCAGAAACCT ATTAGTCAGCATTACAGCAAGCCGCGTGTCACCCCTGTGGAGGTTATGCCAGTCTTCCCCGACTTTAAG ATGTGGATCAATCCTTGCGCTCAGGTCATCTTTGACTCTGATCCTGCTCCTAAGGAGACGACAGGCACGGCAGCGCTGGAGATGATGTCACAAGCCATGATCAG GGGGATGATGGATGAAGAAGGGAACCAGTTTGTGGCCTACTTTCTGCCAGGTGACGACACCATGCGGAAGAGGAAGAGAGACCAGGATGAAGGTCTGGACTACATGGCGGAGGATAT ATACGATTACAAGATCGCCAGGGAGTACAACTGGAATGTGAAGAACAAGGCCAGCAAGGGATACGAGGAGAACTACTTCTTCATCTTCCGTGAAGGCGACGGTGTTTACTACAATGAGCTGGAGACCAG AGTGCGTCTCAGCAAGAGGAGGGTGAAGGCCGGTGTCCAGTCTGGAACAAACGCCGTGCTGGTGGTGAAACACCGAGACATGAATGAGAAGGAGCTGGAGGCTCAG GAAGCCCGTAGAGCTCAGCTGGAGAACCACGAGcccgaggaggaggaagaggagattgaggtGGATCATGATGCTCAGGGATCAG ATGCAGAAGATGGAGACAAGGGCAGCGAGAGTGAGAAGGAGGGAAGCGCAGGGGAGGCTTCCAGCAGCGAAAGCGAGCGAGAAgacgtccaggaggagaaagacgaGGATAAGGATAGCAGCGAGGAGGACAGAGCCGCTCGAGACAAGGAGGAGATCTTTGGAagcgatgatgatgatgacagcgatgatgatgACGACGACGAAGATGCCCAGAATGAGAGTGGCGGGGAGGCAGAGGACAGCGGCagcgaggaggaggaagagcaaaaAACTAGAAGAAGCCGAAGCCGCAGCGCCAGCAGTAGTCCCTTCGGGAGTGACCGTTCCCAGCAGGACAATGAGGACCAGAGCGGCAGCGAGCAGGGCTCCGCATCTAGTGACGGTAGTGACAGTGACTAA